TCATAACTAAGGTGTGCAGAAGAGCCTTATATACTTAAGCATGGTTCTGTATGCTGTCTCGGGCGTGACGTCTCCGCGATGTCGGAACAGACCGCGTTAGTTCAGCCGGCTTTTAGGAGCGCGTGTGACCTCATAGAAGTCTAATTAGGTTCAGACAGACGAACAACACTGAGGCAAAACAAAGCATTATGCATTATGTCAGAAACGGCAATTATGCGTAATCTTTACCTCAAAGTTTACATCAGAATTTGATCCAGATGCGTCGTGTCGAGCCCTCTGAGTAGAAAAAACAAGGGGAAAAAGACGGACAAGTGGAAGTTTGGAGCGCGCGACTGCTGCAGCCAacagggggagacagagaggaggaCATTATACAGGAAACAGTTCAACTTTTTTTGCAATTAGGCACctctttaactgtaaaacaaCATTTCGCGgacctctgagagagagagagagagagagagagagagagagagcacactcCAGGGTCCTGGTTTCGAATCTGACTCCAGTGACTGCCTGCATTCTTCTGCATGTTCTTATtgtgtccacatgggtttcctctaggtcctctggtttcctcccacctcccaaataGGCCAATAAACAGATAAGATAAATTATTTCTATGTGTGAGAATCAGCgtgtgattgtgtgtatatGGTTCACTTCTGTGGAGTGGTATCCCgtccaggataggctctggatccatcgTAAGCActctaaccaggataaagcagctaTTGAAAATGAGTGAGAGTTAGACAGCGAGTGATAAATGTAATTAGGATGACTCATAAACATACAATTATGTAccttacatttttaaagtacatTATTATATCTACAGGTTTATATACAATTATGTATCCACATTTCATATGTATCCACATTTTATAGGTACAAAAGGTAAGGTACCATGTCAGCAACAAGGAAAGGCACAGTTTAGAACCATTTTTCTGAGAATGTACATGACGGCTGGTTATTTGGTTTAAATTCATTTTGTGCATAtttatgcattcattcattcattctttcatttcagtaacctgagctcaggatcaatgGGAACCCTGAAGCAGTGAGGTCGCAACCATATAATCCATATTATAAGGCAATATGCTGAATTTAAAAAGCTTTGTTTGcttcctttgttttgtttaaaaacaaagtaaaaaattatattcCTATTATTGACCATATTAATGAATACCATAGCAGCAAGAGACCCCTGTAAAATCAATTCCATGGACCACGTCAGCACAGATTTGTTTTACGTTATGCTCATTATCTGAATTTGTACAAAACTATTCTGACTATTTATTGGTTCCATCGAGCATTTTGTTCAAGAACGTTCCACTGACAGAGCCAATTAGGTCCATTTTGAACTTATTTGCCTCACAGACCCCTGGTTATACTTTATGAACCCCTGGGGGTCCCCATACCACACTTTGAGAGCCACTGCAATATAGAATATCATAAAGAAAATGGAACAtagcttgtgaaataaaaattGGGAAATGTCTTGAACATGGTTTCAAAGACATTGGCTTCAGTGTCAACATCCAGATGGGCAGTTGCAGGGTAAGGGAGGAGTTGAACAAATCATTAACAAACCCACTATGTCAAGCAATTGCATGTATTACGATACAATGTATTATGATCAAATCTGTATAATAATGAATGTTTAAAAGCATATGCTAGAAAGAAACGctttattcagatttatttaaagcaaCAATTTACAGTGAAACATCACTGGTTCATAGTTATACTTTTTCCAGCATGCATTTGTTGTAACTGAATAAACCATTTTCCTCTTTGGCAATTGTCTGACTGCTTTATTGTCATGAACAAGTACAAAGTTCAGTATGTTCTCTGCTCTTCAAGTGCAGTTTATGAGCCCTCATTTGCTTCAGCTTCATCATACACACCACCAGAACACACCACCATGAGGAACTTCAGCatgtttttcctcattttttatgtattttatttgattgagggacaggccaCAATACCAGGTAAATTCTTGATCCACTGTCTGGAATATACTCTAAGCAATTTCTCTTTGTGTTGAATCTTTTGTACTATGAGTGTGCTTATGTAAAATGTTTGGTCCTAaaagtgcatttttattatGCACTGTGTGGACTATTAAATCAATCAGATCTATTTTCTATTCAGTTTCAGtttttatgtaattatttattattcagagACAATTCACTtgttggtttgtgtgtgtggggtggggtggggtggggtggggtggagtgggggaatgtatgtatgtacttGATTATTTAACAACCAATATTACCAATGGaatttttctcaataaaatgAGCTTTCGAATACCATttactggaagaaaaaaaaaaaaagattgattgCAAAGTATTTGGAGATTAAAAGATATCAGTGGATAAATTAAGCTCACAAGATTATTATCTGAACAATTTACAATGTCACATTCCCACCTAAAGTATGTCTGTTCATTTTGATAAAAGATTCTGCCACATAGATAATGCTTTAACGTACATAGGCCAGATTATTTAAAGCCATAAGACACCTGAATTAGGATCTAAGATAAACTGAAATATTAACTTTAATATCAAGCAAATCAACAGTGATATATATAGTCTGACTGAACATGTTTCGGTTTCTTGTGAGTCACAACTATAACACAGTCTTCGTGCTGCCATAACCAAAAACAGAGTTTCATGTTCCTTGTAGCCTACGTAGTTTATAGCCACTATAAAAACTAGGTGTGGGCTAACtgcaaatgcattttttttatgtgatttgCTGATACAATGACACATTCCATCAAAGCTCTTCTTTTTCCAACTATAGATTACTGTGACCTGCCGAAAGATGAAGGTATTATATCTGACAAAGATATTCAAGTCTACTTGTACTACAACAAGACTGCAGATAAGTGTTATCCATTCCGCTACAATGGAGAGGGTGGAAATCAAAACCGATTCAATTATGAGTTTTACTGCATGAGAAACTGCTCCGCCAATGCTGACCAACTATATCCTACAGACCGTGAGTTTCCTTTAGCTTTATCCTTTGTGATATACTGCAGCTGCcaattggatgttttttttattatcattattattttttgatttttttatttttttaccaatGCTATTCCTTTGTCTTTCTGCATCATggtagaaaatatttttttggtaTCAGACATGAACCACCAATAGGAAATTATAAAGAAATTGCAATGTCTAATGTATACAATCTAATgtatctccccccccccccccccccccccaggaaCTAAAGCTTGCACCTTGCGAAAGGCTTCAGGTGACTGTTATGGTCATTATTTACGATATTACTATGATGCTGCTCATGGAAAGTGCACAACATTCTCTTGGACTGGCTGTGTGGGCAATGGAAACCGTTTCTTGGATTTACAGCATTGCAATGCCACATGTTTTGGAATATTTGGTGCGTAtatattacaattattttatttttgtatgtttatttaaacagtGAAAGTCATGCCTACTTGCATTTATGTGTCTGCTATGAATAGATCAAGATGGTAATGGCGATAATGAAGGCGATAATGACAGTGAATTGGAATCAGACACACCAACTGgtgaactgtttttgttttgttttttattattgaaatatgCAACCTCTGATTGGGTAGCTCATTTCCAGTGTTACTATAATGTTGTTATAATGTTTGGTGTGCACAGGCATCATTTTGGGAGCTGTTTTAGGTGTTATTGGAGCCATCATTCTCATAGTTGTGCTTGTTCTGGCACTGAAGAAGTTAGtggtttttaaaaacttttcttttctaatttctATTGTTTTCATAACCAAATatgtaatttttaaattatttttttcataggCCTAACAAAATCAGAAAAACCAAAGCAAAGGAAACAAAAGTGAAAGAAGACCCAAACTCTCCTGGTCCTGATGTACCTCTTCAAATGACCGAAAAGGCGTAATGGACCACAAAGAAACACCCAGCGGCAGCATTAATACCTCTCATAACTCCATATCAAGTCTTGACATCAGAACAAGACATTATTAGAAAAATGGTTCATCAAGCGGTCTTTGTTAGGGGTCATTTGTCTTAgtttcttagcttcctaaagtGGTTTCCACTTGGAAAGCTCTCAGATTATTGTCAAACTACCACTACTTAGAAACTTTAAGGCCCCCCACCCTGCTCCCTGAAGATGGACAGCCACCTTTGAGTGTAGGTAGCCATAGCTGAATATTTGGCAAGATTGgaaatgtgtttataatgtaaAGTGAGCTTTGGGATATTCACATATACATACGCTGAAGAATTAAGAGAGTACAATTATTAATGTTGTCATTTTTATggtgtgtacattttatgttgttaaTTTTTGGCACTAAGCTACACTACAAAGCAAACAATGTTCTCTCATGGTAATGACTGTGGTAAATAAACTTTGTTTTGTAAAGGGTGTTGATggtaataattttaataaaaaatctaaTTCCAAATCCTGAATCTTTTCAGTTCAGAAAAATTAGATCTCACTGACTTTCACTACTGCAACTTATAATTATATAACTTGTATAATTATAATGAGGTAAACATCATTTCATAATTTAGAGAAGCATAGTCACAAACACAGTTGTTTAATGTAGCCATTGaaaaaaatatcttcactttTTTCCATCGAGAATTCCAGACAAATGTGAAATTCCCTTAACCATTTCCATAGGTACACTGGTGTAATACCAAAATTCAAGCAACATTATGCATGGACATTACAGGGTCATATTTTATGAAGCACTAGCATTTGCCTGTCATGTGTTTAACACTAACATAGCTTTTCAAATTAGATTTTCTgttcctgtttttaaaaatgtgcactGTTGTAAAACCGTTGCACTGTCAGTTTTCACACCATATACTGtctcaaatttatttaaaatgtatttcattttaagagtgagaaagagtggGGCCTGAACGAAAAACTAAAAGCCTGTTTAAGAAATGGGGAGGACATTCAGAGCTTCATGCAGCTGCTTGTGGAACAATGTACATTTTTAGAAAAATTCAGGTTCTGTTTATATCAGAATATTAACtatgtattaatattaactATGGTTAGCACGGTTGCCTCGCACTTTGATTCCCGTCTCTGGCTGTGTGCGTGGAGctagcatgttctccccgtgcttcgggggtttcctccctcagtcgaAAGACATACGCTATAGGCTGATGACCATTTCCAAGTTGTCCGTAGTGTGAGTGTGATTAAGACCAGCGGTGGATTGGCACACCTTGTACCCAagtcccctggaataggctccaggctcccccgtgcacctgtgtaggataagcagtgcaGAAATtaaagtatgtatgtatggaaaAGTAACATTAGAATCGTTTCCCCAAAGCCTTTAGAGTGAATCACCAGGTGTCAATCGAAGCGTTTCGACACACTGCACAGGTTTAATAAGTGATTGGTTCAATCAGTTAAAAGTTCCATAGAACTTATTCCCCAGCAGCACTGGTTTGAGAAAAAATCATAATACATTTAATAGCAAACATCGTGTTTATGTGTAGACTAACGACAGGAAAGAATTTGGCGGTTTTAAACGGTATCATTAAAGTACCATATTTGTCCCGCTTGTGGAATCTGCAACCCTGCTGAACCCGTGACGTCATTAGATGGCGCCTCTTCCCTGTCGACTCGCTACCTCTTTCTGTGGGTTGGTTTATCTTTTATTATGGTCGTAGTAGTGACAAAAGAACCAGGCAGTCCTATTAATTATatctgtttattaaaaaaaaaaatacaccactATTTTAGCGTAATTTGGTGTGTTCAGTGTATCCAGCAGCGGTTGAGCTGAGCTTGTGCTCGGACCTTTATCCTGTGAGTTAGCGCGCTGGCTAGTCCAGTGTCTCCTCCAGCTAACGACATTCTCTCTGCTGTGTTGATTCATTGTCTTTCTTGGATCGACAAGCTAGCTTTATCTACACTTAACGGGGAACTATCTAGTGGAAACGCTTCAGAGCTGATTTTTCTTGGTCTCCTAGTTAGCTCTTCTTGTCATGGAGTGTCCTCATCTCAGCTCCACGGTGTGTGTAGCGATGGATCCCACTCGCTTCCCTCACGGTTCACCTTCTTCATGGTGCTGCAGTGGTGAGTAAAACAGTGAATAACAACTAAACCCTTCTGATGATCAAACTCTTTATTAAGCTCTAGCTGCAGATTAAAAGACGCAGATACTGCAAGTTTAGCtagcaaacattttacaagcTAACCTAGCCAAAGTATTCACCTAGCTAGTCAACTTTCTACTTTCACACAGCTAGTAAATGAATATTATtggtgtattattattgtttcatGTCTATATAAAATTAGTGTATGTATTTAAGTTAACAGAATGGTTACCTAATCTGACGTTGGtggattatttaaaatgatggaGAGAAGCGTGCTGTCCTGCACACCCGCTCCACCCACGTGTTTAAGTTACAACATCTTTTCTCGAAGGATCTGCAGATGACACTTTTTTAATAGGTTGTTTTGAGTATTTTGCCTTGTTATTTGTAATTGCACTTACTATTAACACTCAGCAGTTTCCTGTTGTCGGCGAAGTTGTTATTTGTAAATCTTTTTTAAAGGCTAAAATATCAGGCAAACGTTTAAACACGAAGAAAGGAAAGTGATTGGGCCTGCATGACACTGCTTAAATGATAGtcaggattattattttttattttctaattttttaTACCATTTTCacaggttaaaaaaagaagtaaaacgACATATTGTGTTTCTCTTCCTCTTTGCTAGTTTGCCGGTCAAATAAAAGTCCTTGGGTTTGCCTCACCTGTTTGAATGTGCATTGTGGAAGGTAACACTTTGCTTTTGAGTCACTAATTTAGCCTCTGTGGTGTCTTTTCTAAATAACAATGAAAATATTCAAAGTTCATTTACTGTTGATATTGTAGTGCAAGGCATGCTCATTTATGTGTATCTATATATAAAGGTATGTGAATGGCCATGCTAAGAAGCATTTTGAGGAGGTTCACTGTTCAGCAACTGGACAGAAGAAAACTGAGAAGTTTCAACAGCATTCTGTGTGCATGGACTGCAGCAGTTATAGTACCTTCTGGTATGTATAATGTCAAGTCCAGTTCTCACATTGAACATTCAAAGCTGAACgctttataaatattaaagcaGACGTATACCTTATTAGTTAAACAGTTTTATATTCTCATAATAaccgttgtgtgtgtgtgtgatgttttaaGTTACCGATGTGATGACTTTGTGGTGAATGACACCAAACTGGGCCAGGTGCAAAGGGTGAGGGAGCATCTTCAGAGTTTGGAAAAGTAAGTATTGCGTCCTAGTCGCTGTGGACATACTGCATGaacactagagctgcaacaactaatcgataaaatcgctAACAATTGCTTGTGAATATTGttgtcaacaaatctcattatcgattagttggtctgcgcacggCACGTTTACTCGTTGTTACTTCTGTTGCGAAAACATGCATCGCAGGGTAAAACCTAAAGTTGTGTCTGAAATCATtaactatacacttacactatgcattatgtATGCTAGTGTccagtgtatgaattttagaagggtagtatcatctcaaatagagtggtgcagggatgatgtcatttttgtatgttaaaacacagaaacgagttagcattttagcccttcaATTATgaaatcaattatgaaaataatcgttagttgcagccctaatgaACAGATCATGATTACATAGCAGGATTAAAGCATATCAATAGCAAAGGATACAATTTCTCTGAAAACACTTCTATTTGAGAATTCACAGCACAATGGCTGATTCAATGGTGAAGTGTAATTACACTTTCTGTAAGAGTTGAAAGATGTATACCTTGCAGATGATGCATAGATATAAATGGAATATGTATTGATGATGTTTCTGAAAATTGGAcctgtttttaaatgtataacacATGGATGTATTTCCTCTGCTTCAGCTCTGTGATTAATTCTGACAGACCAAGGAAAAGAAAACTCTCAGGGAGTTCCTCTCCTGACCTCAGGATGTCAGCAGATGGTGTAAGTGTAAGCTgcaaacattaaatattttgtttgtttgttttgctctcAGAAATGAAACGAACCGTACTGACTGAGGTACAGATAAATTATTTTGCTTGGATTTATTGTTGGATGTTGTTGAGAGTAAAATGttgcagtgtgtctgtgtgtaaaaaTTGCTGCCTTATAGTCCTAATGTTGAGCTCTAAAAGGCAAAAATTAAAGCCCTGCTCAGAATACTCTAGTGGACTGTAAACTTAATCTGATAAAAAGAATTTTCTAGGGCACAGCACTGGAATTAATTTTTCCATTAGTTTCCTAAAGTTTTATAATGAGTGATTTTCAGTGCGTCTCTGATGCATTTGTTAATCATTAGTTGCTTTGCTCTGATGTGTAAACACTATGTAAACAGACCTAGCCATAAAACGTTTTTCTACCCGTCTCATTTCAGGAAGGCCCTCCAGCTCGCAGTGCTACTGGCCTCCGCAACTTGGGTAACACGTGCTTCATGAACGCCATCCTCCAGTCTCTTGGGTATGGGCATCTCTGGAGTCTGTACAAATGCATGGCTAGCATGGTTCTGTTCACTGGAGCTGGAATGGAGCCCAGGCCTCTGTGTAGAAGGAAAGCAGGGACTCTGTCCAGTCAGCTGGCGCTAATGGATGCCAAGAACACTCTGCTGACTGCTCATACCAGCTGACTCGTCTGTTAAACCACAACCAGTGCTATAAGCCACATGAGTCATTAAGCTCATATCATGATCAAGAACTTATCAAGGCCAAAACTTGAAATATATTTCAGTgaccaagtttaaaaaatttgttttttgGCATTGTGTGCTGTAAGAATATATTGGAGTAGTTCTTGTTTCTAATTAATGGAAAACTCCTAAAAGCTTATACTTCAAATGAAGGAGAGTTTGGCACAAAAAGGTGTTTGTTTGAGTGAGCAGACACAGTGGTTTTAGTTTATATGTGGTGGTGTGTTTAAACTTCCAAACAGAACTCCTAACCGCTGTGTCTTTGGTTCTGACACTTCCCCTTCCTGAGATTGGTCTAAATATCACATGGTGTCTGGTTTCAATGTAAGAACACCATAACTGACAATGTTTATGCCTTGTtcactgctgcttttttttttgtttttttcattcgGTTTGACTGGGGTGCCGTGCCTGCTTAAAAAATGCAGTCCAAAAACAGCCTAATACTCCATATACGCCCCATTCAAGCCTCAAGTCTAACAGCATGGCTACTGTTGCAAAATTCATTGTAATGCTTAAAAGTAATGTCATGCAGTACATTTTGACTAGGCAGCATTAAAAAGACAGATTTCTGTAGCAAAATCTGTCTGTTCAGCTTACATGTTTTCAAAACATTCTGCACTCACTAGTGGTGCAGAGTGTACTAGAAAGACATTCAAAGTTCTTGGGCAAACTGACAACAGTGTGTTTGGCAGAAGTTTTGTTATTCAATTCTTTTGTTTGAAGCACAACAGGAGTCTTAAAGAGTGCGTCTGCCCTTAATTTGTGCCAGTCCCTATTTTTTCTACACAACTGATAAATGTGCAGTGTGCAGCTGAGTGGTTAAAACTTTGGGCTTCTGACTGGAAGGTCATgcgttcaaatcccagcaccaccaagctgccactgctgggcccttgagcaaggcctttaaacctcaactgctcagttgtataaatgcgATATGGAAGTCTCTCTGggtaagggcatctgccaaattccATAGATGTAAATGTGCTAGAGACTTGCTAAAGATGAAAATAAATCCAACTCATCCAAACAATATATTTAACCCTATGTAACTCAGcaatatgaacaatataaagCTGCATGCATTTATTCAGATAAATCAAAGATGATCTTTGAAAAATACCAAGAGTAGTGATTTATTTTCAAGGCAGGGTCCACGTTCTTTGGGG
The genomic region above belongs to Ictalurus punctatus breed USDA103 chromosome 14, Coco_2.0, whole genome shotgun sequence and contains:
- the si:dkeyp-73b11.8 gene encoding BPTI/Kunitz domain-containing protein — encoded protein: MRNFSMFFLIFYVFYLIEGQATIPDYCDLPKDEGIISDKDIQVYLYYNKTADKCYPFRYNGEGGNQNRFNYEFYCMRNCSANADQLYPTDRTKACTLRKASGDCYGHYLRYYYDAAHGKCTTFSWTGCVGNGNRFLDLQHCNATCFGIFDQDGNGDNEGDNDSELESDTPTGIILGAVLGVIGAIILIVVLVLALKKPNKIRKTKAKETKVKEDPNSPGPDVPLQMTEKA